The window CACATCTTCCAACTTAATTAATTCATCCCCACTAAGCTTGATATGTACACCATCAAATACTTCTTGTTCTCTAACATCCATCCCTTGCACCTCTTTATGTTTTTATATTCACATGGTATATTACTCCTCTTTTTTATTTATTTCAACACTTTTCACAAAAAAATCACACTTTTTCATAGTTGCATTCGCCCAAAAAAACTCTATACTAATAAATGAAAGTGAGGTAAGAACATTGACTAATCACTATATAACCATTAAAGAAGACGGCATACACGAAATAGATATAAAAAAATCACGATTTATTACGCAACTGGTAAGAATCGAATCAGAAGAGCAGGCACGTGAAATCATCCAGCAGACCAAAAAAGAGCATTGGAAAGCTAATCATAACTGCAGCGCCTATGTATTAGGAAACAAACAAGAAATCCAACGTAGTAGCGATGACGGTGAACCAAGCGGAACGGCAGGTGTTCCGATGCTAGAAGTCCTTAAAAAGCAAGACATCATTAACACATTAACGATTGTGACTAGATATTTTGGTGGAACTAAACTTGGTGCTGGCGGGTTAATAAGAGCATATAGTAGCGCCGTATCTGAGGCAGTTCTAGCTATTGGTTTAGTAAAAGGTACTTTGCGACAGGAAATTATGCTTACCATTGACTATTCACAACATAGCACCTTGGAATATTTTTTAACACAGCATCAGTATGCTATTTCAGAGACGACTTTCACTGAAAAAGTCACCGTGCATGTGATGGTTAACGAAACAGAAGTTACCACTTTTGAAGAAGCTGTGACAAACTTACTTAACGGACAAATTCAATTAACACTTGGTGACACAAATTATTTTGAAGAACCTATTAATGCCAATTAAAAAATAGAGAAGAGACGACGATAAAAGTCATCTCTCCTCTATTTTTTTAATATCCACTTATCTACGTTCTAAAACAAACTCGAAGCGATCAGCGACATAATACGAACGTACCATCTCAAACGGGCGTCCATCTTCTAAATAAGTTACCTGAATTAATTTCAACATAGCTTCACCTTTTTTAGTATCTAAAAAATCAGCCGTGCGCTCTCGTGCTAAAGTAGCCGTAATATTTTGTTCTGAGTAACCAATGCGATAATTCCCTTTAAGTTGCATCGTTTCATAAAAGGATTTAATAATCTCTGCTTTGCTAAAATCTTTTACCAATTCATATGGAATAGACATAACTTCAAAACAAATGGGTACCTCATTAGCATAGCGAATACGTTCCAATTTCAAAATTTTATCAGTTGGACGTAATTTTAATTTTTCCATCTCACTAGCACTTGGCTGTGTAACAAAAAACGATACAGCTTTAGCTGAAGGCTCTTTGCCTTGTGAGCGAACAATTTCTGAAAAACTTGTTGTACCTGTTAATGTTTCTTGTACTTTTTTAGCCGCCACATAAGTTCCGGAACCAATCTTTCTTTCCAAAACTCCTTCGTCAGCTAATGTTTGAACTGCTTGTCTCAACGTCATGCGACTCACATCAAAGTGAAGGGCTAAATCACGTTCTGAAGGTAATTTATCTCCAATTCGCCATTTTCCCTCTTCAATTTCTTGTCTCAATTGATTATGAATTTGTAAATATCTTGGTATATTATTGTTGTTTTCAGACACACCAGTCACCATTCTTTCTCATTGGTCTACATTATAAACTATTTAAAGCTCTAATATCTTCACATTCCATTATAACTGGTATATATCTTTCAAACAACTATTTTTAAAAAACCCTCCGATTTATCATGTTTACTGATGATTTGATTTTATACTAATTTTCTTTTGATTCAATTATCTTCTCAATCAATTCAACATAACGAACATCTTCCCACATAAAGGCGCGCTCCTCTATGACAAAGTAATCTGTATAGTATTCACCTTTAAATTGCCCTTCAACAGGCTCTACAAAACGGCCTAATTGATCACGAGCGTTTAAATAAACGGCTACTCGCTTATTTTTCAAATATGCTTTTATCAATACGTCATCTATCTCATTGGGTGACATTAACGGTTTACTTTTAGTTTTCTTTTGGGAAAATTGATTATTTTTTTCAATACTTGTCGTGAGTTCCTCCATTGAAAAAGAAGTCCCCCATTTCAAACCAAAGGGACGATCTTGATAATCATTATAAGGAATAAATTCCTTTTTAGTTCGCTTCAATTCATCTCATCCTTAACTTTCTATTCTAATCCACCCATACCACCTGCATGACCTCCAACTAAACTAGAACGCGCAATAGCCCGTCCTCCTTCAAGCAAGCTATTGGCATGAATAAGTGCTCGAAAGCCATGTTTTTTTCTAATAGCATCTACTACATCATCCACTTGTACTCGTTTAATTTGGCTTTCTGGTTCTTCAAATAAATTCAATTGTAACGCATGCGTATAGATTAAGTCACTTGCTTGAATCGCCACCGTTCTTACATGTTCGCAACGATAAAACTGACGGAATATACCTAACAAATAGCGAGCTAACTCGCCACTTGTATTAGTTGGACGAATCTTTAATTGCTTTCTAAAGCCGGTTTTACCATCATCGCTAAGATAGCCTAAAGAAAAACCTATTGTTAAGCAAATCACCTGTGACTTCGCACCCAAACGTCTAAGTCGAGTGCCGACTTGATCTGCCATCTCAGTTATCACGATTTCTAACTCTTTAGGATCATGATAATTACGAGGTAATACTTGAGAATTCCCAATAGACTTAGATAAAGGATGGTATACTTGTCCCAAAAAAGTCCGATCAATCCCCCAAGCGTGGGCATATAATTGTGTCCCAATCACCCCTAATGCTTCTTTTAACAGATAGTAATCAGCATGTGCCAAGTCATAAAGATTATAAATATTTAACGCTTGTAACCGACGCGTAGTGCGTTTGCCAATCCCCCAAAAATCGGTTAAATCTGAAATCTTCCATATTTTATTAGGGACATCTTGATAACGCCATTCCGCTTTCATATGCCGATAATATTTAGACTCATTATCTAGAGCCAATTTAGCAAGTAATGGATTGTCTCCAATCCCAACTGCCGTATAAATACCTGTCTTAATATATACCTCACGCTGAATTAAGCGCGCCATTTCAAAAGCTGAGGAAACATGATACATTTTCATCCCCTCTGTCATATCCAGAAAACTCTCATCTACTGAATAAACATGATGATTGTTATCATCAGCAAATTGTTTATAGATAGCATTTATTTCTTGATTTTTTTCCATATAAAGACGCATACGAGGAGGGGCGATAATTAAGTCATCAGGATATGGGTAGGGTAGGTCTCTTGCTCGTGAAACATTAGAAATACCATAAGCTTTTTTGGCCATAGGAGAACTGGCTAAAATTAGGCCACTACCACGTTCTTTAGGATTATCACTAGGATAACTCATGACAACAAGCTTGGTTTTTAACGGATTTAGACCACGTTCAACACATTCAACAGACGCATAAAAAGACTTACAATCAATACATAAAATATCTCGTGAAGGCTCTTTTTCATAATCAAATATCGGATTCTTTTGACAATCATTCAATATAACCACTCCTTTTACACGCAAACATTTGTTCTTACACACTTCAATTAGAACATACGTTCGTATTTTTCGTCAAGTAAAAACAAAAAAAGATATGACCCAAAATTGGTCATATCTTTTTTGAAATTATCCTAAGTGATGATTAATATCGTCTTTAACATCTTCAGTTGTTTCTTTAGCTGCTGTGACAACCTCTTCGGCGACATCTTTTGCTGTATCCACTGTTTCATCTACAGTATCCTTAGCATCAGCTACTAATTCTTCTGTTTCAGATTTATCAAAAGCAGACTTAACTCCATCTTTAACATCCGCTGCCATATCTTGGGCATGATCTACTGCTTTACCAGACATTTCTTTGACATCCAGAACAATGTCTTGAGCGCCGTCAACTAAATTGTCTAAACGTTCTTCCCATTCAGATTTTTCAACTGTTTCTTTCAAATCGTCTGCTAATTCTTCAGAGTTCTTTTTTAATGTTGATAATGTTGAATCTTTAATATCTTGTGCTTTTGAAAGAGCTTTGTTACCTTTTTCTTTTGCTAGTTGTGTATAGTCTGATGATTTAGCTTTTAAATCATCCATTTGTTCCAACAATTCTTCACGAGTTTCTTTTCCTGCTTTTGGTGCCATCAATAATGCTGCCGCTGCTGCCGCTGCTCCACCGATAATTGCGCCTAATAAGAAGCCACCATTATTCTTTTTACTCATAAAAATCCCTCCTATAAATAATAAGTTATTTTTTCTTTCTCAATAATTTAAAAGCTGATTGGCCAACTTTAGTGACAACAGATGCTTTCACTGCATTACCACCCATCACACCAAGTTTATTGGCAACATTTCGACTTGAGTTGTTAATACTTGAAACGCTATCCCCCAAATCTGCTGCTGCTTTAAACAAAGGTTGAATAGTCTCAACCTTACCATTGACATCATTTAATAAATCATTGCTCTTAATTAATAATTCTTCCACTTGATGGCTTAAAACATCAACATCTTTAGCCACAAGTTTTAACGTACGATTACTTTCATCCACAATATCTTGCGTTTTTTTCATCGTTTTATTTGCGTTATCTAATGTTTCTTTTAATTTTGGTAATAATGTCATTAAAAAGAAGATTAGCACAACAACTAAAATAACAAATGCTATAGCTGCAATTAGCGCAGCCACTTCTGTTCCTGTCATAATATCTACCTCTTTTCCTTCTATTTTCCCTATTTTTAGCATAACATTAAGCCCAATTTTTCACAACTATTACCAATTATTCACGTTTATTTTTTACAATTATCTTAAGAATCTGATACACTTACATTATGAAAATTTTTATAGAAAGTGAGTCTATCTATGCTATTCTTAACTACTCAAACAGAATCATCTGATATCTTACTACAAGAAGACCCTGTTAAACAACTAAACTTATTAGCTAGCTATTGGCAATCAATTGATTGGTCGTCAATTTTATCTCTTGTCATCAACAAAGGCATACTCATTATTGTCACTACTGTATTAATTCTTTTAGTAAAAAAAATCGGTAATCATTTAATCAAGCAGTCTTTTCAATCTAAAAAATTCACTGAAAATCACGGTCAAAATCGAATTGAAACGTTATACTCCCTGACCAAAAATATATTCAGTTATATTTTGTTGTTCATCTACCTTTACACCATTTTAACTATCATTGGCATTCCTGTTGGCTCATTAATTGCGGGTGCTGGGATTGCTGGTGTAGCAATTGGATTAGGTGCTCAAGGGTTTATTAATGACTTCATCACCGGCTTTTTCATTATTTTTGAAAAGCAAATTGAAGTTGGCGACTACGTGATTATCAATGAAGCTGAAGGAACCGTTTTGTCTGTCGGCTTGAGAACGACTAAAATAAAATCAATTGATGGTGTGGTTCATTTTATTCCAAACCGTAGTATCTTAGTCGTGAGTAACTTATCAAAAGCCAATCGATTAGCCGTGATCCAATTACGAGTTAACCCAAATAGTGACTTAGAACAAATCAAGCAAAT is drawn from Vagococcus xieshaowenii and contains these coding sequences:
- a CDS encoding Y-family DNA polymerase, producing the protein MNDCQKNPIFDYEKEPSRDILCIDCKSFYASVECVERGLNPLKTKLVVMSYPSDNPKERGSGLILASSPMAKKAYGISNVSRARDLPYPYPDDLIIAPPRMRLYMEKNQEINAIYKQFADDNNHHVYSVDESFLDMTEGMKMYHVSSAFEMARLIQREVYIKTGIYTAVGIGDNPLLAKLALDNESKYYRHMKAEWRYQDVPNKIWKISDLTDFWGIGKRTTRRLQALNIYNLYDLAHADYYLLKEALGVIGTQLYAHAWGIDRTFLGQVYHPLSKSIGNSQVLPRNYHDPKELEIVITEMADQVGTRLRRLGAKSQVICLTIGFSLGYLSDDGKTGFRKQLKIRPTNTSGELARYLLGIFRQFYRCEHVRTVAIQASDLIYTHALQLNLFEEPESQIKRVQVDDVVDAIRKKHGFRALIHANSLLEGGRAIARSSLVGGHAGGMGGLE
- a CDS encoding YtxH domain-containing protein, which translates into the protein MSKKNNGGFLLGAIIGGAAAAAAALLMAPKAGKETREELLEQMDDLKAKSSDYTQLAKEKGNKALSKAQDIKDSTLSTLKKNSEELADDLKETVEKSEWEERLDNLVDGAQDIVLDVKEMSGKAVDHAQDMAADVKDGVKSAFDKSETEELVADAKDTVDETVDTAKDVAEEVVTAAKETTEDVKDDINHHLG
- a CDS encoding DUF948 domain-containing protein, whose amino-acid sequence is MTGTEVAALIAAIAFVILVVVLIFFLMTLLPKLKETLDNANKTMKKTQDIVDESNRTLKLVAKDVDVLSHQVEELLIKSNDLLNDVNGKVETIQPLFKAAADLGDSVSSINNSSRNVANKLGVMGGNAVKASVVTKVGQSAFKLLRKKK
- a CDS encoding mechanosensitive ion channel family protein encodes the protein MLFLTTQTESSDILLQEDPVKQLNLLASYWQSIDWSSILSLVINKGILIIVTTVLILLVKKIGNHLIKQSFQSKKFTENHGQNRIETLYSLTKNIFSYILLFIYLYTILTIIGIPVGSLIAGAGIAGVAIGLGAQGFINDFITGFFIIFEKQIEVGDYVIINEAEGTVLSVGLRTTKIKSIDGVVHFIPNRSILVVSNLSKANRLAVIQLRVNPNSDLEQIKQIITAVNQLLTPLFSEIQGEPNIVGIIDIGNGNLALKIVIPTLNGEQVKIQTKFLEEYLIALNEAGIELPTSPVNLGEIKK
- a CDS encoding YigZ family protein, whose translation is MTNHYITIKEDGIHEIDIKKSRFITQLVRIESEEQAREIIQQTKKEHWKANHNCSAYVLGNKQEIQRSSDDGEPSGTAGVPMLEVLKKQDIINTLTIVTRYFGGTKLGAGGLIRAYSSAVSEAVLAIGLVKGTLRQEIMLTIDYSQHSTLEYFLTQHQYAISETTFTEKVTVHVMVNETEVTTFEEAVTNLLNGQIQLTLGDTNYFEEPINAN
- a CDS encoding GntR family transcriptional regulator, with the translated sequence MSENNNNIPRYLQIHNQLRQEIEEGKWRIGDKLPSERDLALHFDVSRMTLRQAVQTLADEGVLERKIGSGTYVAAKKVQETLTGTTSFSEIVRSQGKEPSAKAVSFFVTQPSASEMEKLKLRPTDKILKLERIRYANEVPICFEVMSIPYELVKDFSKAEIIKSFYETMQLKGNYRIGYSEQNITATLARERTADFLDTKKGEAMLKLIQVTYLEDGRPFEMVRSYYVADRFEFVLERR